From one Rhodopirellula islandica genomic stretch:
- a CDS encoding response regulator, translating to MHRILIADDNTANRELLEAYLVNIECDLETAVDGEDTLTKVASFQPDLILLDVMMPKLSGFEVCKQLKEDPQTSNIMILMVTALSELGDIERGVQAGTDDFLSKPVNRIELIKRVENMLKLKGTTDELTRLRMYIQEMEER from the coding sequence ATGCATCGGATCCTGATTGCTGACGACAACACTGCCAACCGCGAACTGCTGGAGGCCTACTTGGTCAACATCGAATGCGATTTGGAAACCGCGGTGGACGGGGAAGACACGCTGACCAAAGTGGCATCGTTCCAACCGGATTTGATCCTGTTGGATGTGATGATGCCCAAACTGAGCGGATTCGAAGTTTGCAAGCAACTCAAAGAAGATCCCCAGACCAGCAACATCATGATCTTGATGGTCACGGCGCTCAGCGAACTGGGAGACATCGAACGAGGCGTCCAGGCCGGAACCGATGACTTTCTGAGCAAACCCGTCAACCGAATCGAGTTGATCAAACGGGTCGAGAACATGCTGAAGCTCAAAGGCACCACCGATGAACTGACGCGACTGCGGATGTACATCCAAGAAATGGAAGAGCGTTGA
- a CDS encoding serine hydroxymethyltransferase: MSFIQSQDPAIWDAIQAETIRQQDGLEMIASENYTSPAIMEAVGSVLTNKYAEGYPGRRYYGGCEHVDVVETIAIDRAKELFGAEAANVQPHSGSQANAAVYLSCLEVGDTVLGLDLAQGGHLTHGMKLNMSGRLYNFVNYGVDEVNHRLDFDQIVKLAREHKPKLIVAGASAYPREIPHDRFKEIADEVGAKLMVDMAHYAGLVAAKIHNSPVPYADYVTTTTHKTLRGPRSGLIMCKQEHLKLVNRNVFPGTQGGPLMHVVAGKAICFAEAMTEEYASYGQAVVDNAKTLADTLMSCGLRLVSGGTDNHLMLVDVTAVDLGGKKAEAVLDACGITVNMNMIPFDQRKPMDPSGIRIGTPALTTRGMGGDEMKRIGQWIYNALSDSDNAALHETIRTEIREMVQAFPVPAAAESPASVA; this comes from the coding sequence ATGAGCTTCATTCAGTCACAAGACCCCGCCATTTGGGACGCGATCCAAGCCGAAACGATTCGTCAGCAAGACGGGTTGGAAATGATCGCCAGCGAGAATTACACCAGCCCAGCGATCATGGAAGCCGTCGGCAGCGTCCTGACCAACAAATACGCTGAGGGCTACCCCGGACGCCGCTATTACGGCGGTTGCGAGCACGTTGACGTCGTGGAAACGATCGCGATCGACCGCGCCAAGGAACTGTTCGGCGCCGAAGCCGCCAACGTCCAGCCTCACAGCGGCTCGCAAGCCAACGCGGCTGTGTATTTGAGCTGCCTCGAAGTCGGCGACACCGTGCTCGGATTGGATTTGGCCCAAGGCGGCCACCTGACGCACGGCATGAAGCTGAACATGAGCGGCCGACTCTACAACTTCGTCAATTACGGCGTCGACGAAGTCAATCATCGCTTGGACTTCGACCAAATCGTCAAGCTGGCTCGCGAGCACAAACCAAAACTGATCGTTGCCGGTGCAAGCGCCTACCCACGCGAAATCCCTCACGATCGATTCAAAGAAATCGCCGATGAAGTGGGTGCCAAGTTGATGGTCGACATGGCCCACTACGCCGGTTTGGTCGCCGCGAAAATCCACAACAGTCCCGTGCCCTACGCGGACTATGTCACCACGACGACCCACAAAACGCTTCGTGGGCCTCGCAGTGGTCTGATCATGTGCAAGCAAGAACACCTGAAATTGGTCAACCGCAACGTGTTCCCCGGCACTCAGGGTGGACCGTTGATGCACGTGGTCGCTGGCAAAGCAATCTGCTTCGCCGAAGCGATGACCGAGGAATACGCCAGCTACGGGCAAGCCGTGGTGGACAACGCGAAAACGTTGGCGGACACCCTGATGAGCTGCGGCCTGCGATTGGTCAGCGGCGGAACCGACAACCACCTCATGTTGGTCGACGTCACCGCGGTGGACCTGGGCGGCAAGAAAGCCGAAGCGGTCCTCGATGCTTGCGGCATCACCGTCAACATGAATATGATCCCGTTTGACCAGCGAAAACCGATGGATCCATCTGGGATCCGAATCGGAACGCCTGCACTGACCACCCGCGGAATGGGTGGCGACGAGATGAAACGGATCGGCCAATGGATTTACAATGCATTGTCCGATTCGGACAACGCTGCGTTGCACGAAACCATCCGCACCGAAATTCGCGAAATGGTGCAGGCCTTCCCCGTTCCCGCCGCTGCTGAATCTCCCGCCAGCGTTGCCTGA
- a CDS encoding IRE (iron responsive element): protein MNRTTVLRRKLVYLMILVVMLIPLYLLGQPSGGGGEGGGRLAQLRGKYDIAESDLGEISPASETMKLASLGLRGVAASLLWKKSHDYRVMHEWDRLKATLNNIALLQPHFDKVWEFQAHNLAYNVSTEFDDYRQRYEMVREGTEFLTKGVNQNRKAPRLVWYTGWFYGQKMGMSDEKEQFRRLFSEDEQLHEELLKEDIAVDSPEARGPTNKPDNWLVGRLWLNRGYDLVESGVQIRRQTPLNFYETGPKWRLKHAEAIESEGILDERAQNAWQLASADWKAFGNRSVPTTAAFTIKLGQLDELIRQQADKIETLEEVAGDAYLAARTKAIEKLGPVQRDALSTPEEKRTKSQQSIAEKAEDSISVNYDEVARATQQSKQLAALQLVEDIKDLDERILKTEGYRKQINYPYWDTLALAEQEERTVRARRLIYEAEKANADAELEKAIGLYEEAFEVWAEIFDDYPILVIDDTAQDLYESLRRYRIAIDSDEMPDDFPLKAFVELMGEYGQVDQDMYEQVRQTQKDLAAKRQAELEEEERRLEEAAAAEEAAKEKAAEEAAMEDESADVADDEKKAEAEESAEPEKADSEEAAEVADSETDPAEKAEMKEEATETESEASEPQVSGEEEAPAEDGASDPPAESGV, encoded by the coding sequence ATGAATCGCACAACAGTTCTGCGACGTAAATTGGTCTATCTGATGATCCTTGTGGTCATGCTGATTCCCTTGTACCTGTTGGGGCAACCCAGCGGCGGTGGAGGGGAAGGTGGCGGCCGCTTGGCCCAGTTGCGAGGCAAGTATGACATTGCCGAGAGCGATCTCGGTGAAATCAGCCCTGCCAGTGAAACGATGAAGCTCGCTTCGTTGGGACTTCGTGGGGTGGCGGCATCGCTGCTCTGGAAGAAGTCGCACGATTACCGGGTGATGCACGAGTGGGATCGTTTGAAAGCGACCCTCAACAACATTGCTTTGTTGCAACCTCACTTTGATAAGGTCTGGGAATTTCAGGCTCACAACTTGGCGTACAACGTTTCCACCGAGTTCGACGATTACCGTCAACGCTACGAAATGGTCCGAGAAGGCACTGAATTCCTGACCAAGGGTGTGAACCAAAACCGAAAAGCACCTCGCTTGGTTTGGTACACCGGTTGGTTCTATGGCCAAAAGATGGGGATGTCGGACGAGAAGGAGCAGTTTCGGCGTTTGTTCTCGGAAGATGAACAGCTTCATGAGGAACTGTTGAAAGAAGACATCGCCGTCGACAGTCCCGAGGCTCGTGGGCCGACGAATAAGCCGGACAACTGGTTGGTTGGCCGGTTGTGGCTGAACCGTGGTTATGACCTGGTTGAATCCGGCGTTCAGATTCGTCGTCAGACACCGCTGAACTTCTACGAGACCGGTCCGAAGTGGCGTCTGAAACACGCCGAAGCCATTGAGTCGGAAGGTATCTTGGACGAACGTGCCCAGAACGCTTGGCAATTGGCCTCCGCCGATTGGAAGGCCTTTGGCAATCGTTCCGTGCCCACCACCGCGGCGTTCACGATCAAATTGGGGCAGTTGGACGAGTTGATTCGTCAACAGGCCGACAAGATCGAGACGCTGGAAGAAGTCGCGGGTGACGCGTACTTGGCCGCTCGGACCAAAGCGATTGAAAAGCTGGGGCCTGTTCAACGAGACGCCCTGTCGACTCCTGAGGAGAAGCGGACGAAATCGCAGCAGTCGATCGCTGAGAAGGCCGAGGATTCGATCAGTGTCAACTACGACGAGGTCGCTCGTGCAACTCAACAGTCCAAGCAATTGGCAGCTCTGCAGTTGGTCGAAGACATCAAGGATCTGGATGAGCGAATCCTGAAGACCGAAGGCTATCGCAAGCAGATCAACTATCCCTACTGGGACACGTTGGCTCTGGCCGAACAAGAGGAACGAACCGTTCGAGCTCGGCGATTGATCTACGAGGCTGAAAAGGCCAACGCGGATGCGGAACTCGAAAAGGCAATTGGCTTGTACGAAGAAGCCTTCGAGGTTTGGGCCGAGATCTTCGATGACTATCCGATCCTCGTGATTGATGACACGGCTCAGGATTTGTACGAATCCCTGCGTCGTTATCGCATCGCGATTGACTCGGACGAAATGCCCGATGACTTCCCTCTGAAGGCCTTCGTGGAATTGATGGGTGAGTACGGGCAGGTCGACCAAGACATGTACGAACAAGTCCGTCAGACTCAGAAGGATTTGGCCGCCAAACGACAGGCTGAACTGGAAGAAGAGGAGCGGCGACTCGAAGAAGCGGCTGCCGCAGAGGAAGCCGCCAAAGAGAAGGCTGCCGAAGAAGCTGCAATGGAGGATGAGTCGGCTGACGTGGCAGACGACGAAAAGAAAGCGGAAGCCGAAGAGTCCGCTGAGCCGGAAAAAGCTGATTCAGAAGAGGCGGCCGAGGTCGCCGATTCCGAAACGGATCCAGCCGAAAAAGCGGAGATGAAGGAAGAGGCAACCGAGACCGAGTCGGAAGCATCTGAGCCGCAAGTTTCCGGCGAAGAAGAGGCTCCTGCTGAAGATGGGGCGTCGGATCCACCGGCTGAATCCGGCGTGTGA
- a CDS encoding cation:proton antiporter domain-containing protein, which yields MMHIATTLGLLLTASLLAGLASEILRLPKVTAYLIAGLLLGPSFGNLIPHEHHLVLEPLTKLAMALVLFYLGTLFPFDQIRKIARRAIPLSFGELAFTVVLVTVGTYLLGMSAAQAALLGTLAIATAPATTMFVLRETNAEGPVTSLTGTLVTLNNLVAVIAFELVWLAIEVAGGDASGSLSETVFLLVRSLGGAFLLGLLGGLVISYACEIMHTRRWLVLLVGASALMLGLSETWELPYMLVFLVVGLVVVNSSSGTQKITAQMDSIGGLLTVVFFSVHGSELDLNLLLDVGMIGAGYVVLRSVGKVAGIWFMASRTGASPEVKTWLGPAMLAQAGVAISLAATATARNPEMAGQVQTIILGTVVVFEILGPLLTRAAVLRSGEMPIANSIHHTFGTPLGALRNVFTRLAGSAGLLNKKQALSERMRVEQVMRRSVEGIAESADFNEVVHFVEHSHDNTFPVLNEDRCVVGLIRFDLLNQAFFDPHSDHLVRAGDLSTPPEVLLHPAQPVRDAVELFRQTTDDCVPVVTDEPPHRLVATVRRSDLTSLLIRDRKAGLS from the coding sequence ATGATGCACATCGCAACGACGTTGGGGCTGTTGTTGACCGCCAGTTTGCTGGCTGGTCTGGCCAGCGAGATCTTGCGTCTGCCCAAGGTCACCGCGTACCTGATCGCTGGACTGTTGCTTGGCCCCAGTTTTGGAAATTTGATTCCGCACGAGCATCATTTGGTGCTGGAGCCACTGACAAAGCTCGCCATGGCTTTGGTGCTGTTCTACCTTGGCACCTTGTTCCCGTTCGACCAGATTCGAAAGATTGCTCGGCGGGCGATTCCACTCTCGTTTGGCGAGTTGGCGTTCACGGTTGTTCTCGTCACGGTGGGCACCTATCTACTGGGCATGTCGGCCGCCCAGGCCGCGCTGTTGGGCACGCTGGCGATTGCGACCGCACCCGCCACGACGATGTTTGTGCTGCGAGAAACCAATGCGGAGGGGCCGGTTACCAGTTTGACGGGAACCTTGGTGACCTTGAACAATCTCGTCGCTGTGATCGCGTTCGAGTTGGTCTGGCTCGCAATCGAAGTGGCTGGAGGCGACGCATCAGGATCGCTCAGTGAAACGGTGTTCTTGCTGGTCCGTTCGCTCGGTGGCGCCTTTCTGCTGGGGCTGCTCGGTGGCCTGGTGATCAGCTACGCGTGCGAAATCATGCACACCCGGCGATGGTTGGTGTTGCTGGTTGGGGCTTCCGCCTTGATGCTGGGGCTGAGTGAGACCTGGGAACTGCCATACATGTTGGTGTTCCTGGTCGTTGGCTTGGTGGTCGTCAATTCATCGAGCGGGACGCAGAAAATCACAGCGCAAATGGATTCCATCGGCGGGCTGCTGACGGTGGTGTTCTTCTCGGTTCATGGCAGCGAGCTCGATCTCAATTTGCTGCTGGATGTTGGCATGATCGGCGCCGGTTACGTCGTGTTGCGAAGCGTTGGCAAGGTCGCCGGCATTTGGTTCATGGCTTCGAGAACGGGAGCTTCTCCCGAAGTGAAGACGTGGTTGGGGCCAGCTATGTTGGCGCAGGCTGGCGTCGCGATTTCTTTGGCCGCGACAGCAACCGCACGCAATCCAGAAATGGCCGGGCAAGTCCAGACGATCATCTTGGGGACGGTGGTGGTCTTCGAAATTCTTGGGCCGTTGCTCACCCGTGCGGCGGTGTTGCGAAGTGGTGAAATGCCGATCGCGAATTCGATTCACCATACGTTTGGCACGCCGCTGGGCGCGCTGCGGAATGTGTTCACGCGGTTGGCGGGGTCCGCCGGGTTGCTGAATAAAAAGCAGGCGTTGTCCGAACGCATGCGAGTCGAACAAGTGATGCGCCGCAGCGTCGAAGGGATTGCCGAGAGCGCCGATTTCAACGAAGTCGTTCATTTCGTGGAACACTCCCATGACAACACGTTTCCTGTCCTCAACGAAGATCGCTGCGTGGTGGGATTGATTCGATTCGATCTGCTCAACCAGGCTTTCTTTGATCCTCATTCCGACCACCTGGTTCGTGCGGGCGATTTGTCGACGCCACCGGAGGTCCTGCTGCACCCGGCCCAGCCCGTGCGTGATGCGGTGGAACTGTTTCGCCAAACAACGGATGACTGTGTGCCAGTGGTCACCGATGAACCGCCTCATCGTTTGGTTGCCACTGTCCGCCGCAGCGATTTGACTTCCCTTCTGATTCGCGATCGAAAAGCCGGTTTGTCGTGA
- a CDS encoding zinc-dependent metalloprotease, translated as MNRICRVVATIAAVTVTYVGSALTSSAADLPPFAKISEGYEQLPVSDQQAKKGLFNVWQNEKEASVIAELPKNFAGKKYFVALTLSSGDRYAGLQSGDWVVQWRRYNNRLALIAPNLDIRATGDAESKASVKRLFTDRVLLDVPILAMGPNGGPVVDMDSLLIGNATTFFGASVRLANSRLFTVEAAKVFPENVELAFEVVGRGGQLQTLHYSFSEVPSSSSGFKPREADERVGFFVTSFSDLSQYQDDETKVRYINRWHLEKRDPKLKLSPPKEPIRFYVEHTAPVRYRRWIKKGVDYWNKAFEKVGIVDAIVIEYQDAVSKIHMEKDPEDVRYNFVRWLNNDVGTAIGPSRVHPETGQILDADIILTDGWIRHFNFNYNDLMPKLAMEGVSAETLAWLGSHPSWDPRVRMGATESANSLRAKYALEAQQPMAGYAMAQADPALLGDDEFDGLMGQVSQKNGLCMAASGRSMDLAFARMNWGLALMADEEAEKKKEEEAKEKAEAENVDKDAKADADAKDEDKKDKEEESEEEESDGDKKDDEKKDDEKEDSDKEKDELLDGIPEWFVGPLLADLVAHEVGHTLGLRHNFKASGLYTIDEINSEELKGKKTFTASVMDYCPINYRYEAGDVQGDYGMIDIGPYDFWAIEYGYTFEDSKIKDILKRCSEPELQYATDEDTSGPDPYARRYDFGKDPLTFAEEQMRLVQLYRERLLEKFVKEGDSWAKARRGYELTLAIQTKSVSMMANWIGGAFVNRDKKGDPGNRVPVEVVPAADQRAALQYVIDTSFRDESYGLTTEILERLGVDKWLDSGRGGMSNEATWPIHDRVLGMQASTLTLIMNPTTLRRVYDNELRLPAETDALTLPELLDTVSNAVWEELDQPCPEDRNDRKPMISSLRRNLQREHIQRLVDLILEEGQDTAAYHPISNLARMQLRTLASRMDSTIEKCGKKMDAYSLAHLTECKERIERALEAGYTFGGGKAGAPMLMMLMGQEPASTSNND; from the coding sequence ATGAATCGAATCTGCCGTGTAGTGGCCACGATTGCCGCCGTGACGGTGACATACGTTGGAAGCGCGTTGACCAGTTCCGCCGCCGACTTGCCACCATTCGCAAAAATCTCTGAAGGCTACGAACAGCTTCCAGTGTCTGATCAACAAGCCAAAAAAGGCTTGTTCAATGTTTGGCAAAATGAAAAGGAAGCCTCGGTGATTGCCGAGTTGCCAAAGAATTTTGCTGGCAAGAAGTACTTCGTCGCATTGACTCTCAGCAGTGGCGATCGCTACGCCGGATTGCAATCCGGTGACTGGGTCGTTCAGTGGCGACGCTACAACAATCGCCTCGCATTGATCGCTCCCAATTTGGACATACGTGCGACCGGTGACGCGGAATCCAAAGCATCGGTCAAGCGGCTGTTCACCGACCGAGTGCTTCTCGACGTGCCAATTCTGGCGATGGGGCCCAATGGCGGTCCTGTGGTCGACATGGACAGCCTGTTGATCGGCAACGCGACGACTTTCTTCGGGGCGTCTGTCCGTCTGGCCAACAGTCGATTGTTCACCGTCGAGGCTGCCAAGGTGTTCCCCGAGAACGTCGAGTTGGCGTTTGAAGTGGTGGGACGCGGTGGCCAGCTCCAAACGCTTCACTACTCTTTCAGCGAAGTGCCCAGCAGTTCCAGCGGTTTCAAGCCTCGCGAAGCGGATGAACGCGTTGGCTTCTTCGTGACTTCGTTCTCGGATCTGAGTCAGTATCAGGACGATGAAACCAAGGTTCGCTACATCAACCGTTGGCACCTCGAAAAACGTGATCCAAAGCTGAAGCTCAGTCCTCCCAAAGAGCCCATTCGTTTCTATGTCGAGCACACTGCTCCGGTTCGATATCGACGTTGGATCAAGAAAGGGGTGGACTACTGGAACAAGGCGTTTGAGAAGGTCGGGATCGTCGACGCGATCGTGATTGAGTATCAAGACGCGGTCAGCAAAATCCACATGGAAAAAGACCCCGAGGACGTTCGTTACAACTTCGTTCGTTGGTTGAACAACGACGTTGGAACCGCGATCGGTCCCAGTCGTGTTCACCCCGAGACCGGGCAGATCTTGGACGCGGACATCATCTTGACCGATGGTTGGATCCGTCACTTCAATTTCAACTACAACGACCTGATGCCAAAGTTGGCAATGGAAGGTGTGAGTGCCGAAACGTTGGCATGGTTGGGAAGTCATCCCAGTTGGGACCCTCGTGTTCGAATGGGGGCAACGGAATCCGCCAATTCATTGCGGGCCAAGTATGCTCTCGAAGCACAGCAACCCATGGCGGGATATGCCATGGCGCAAGCCGATCCGGCGTTGTTGGGCGATGATGAATTTGATGGACTGATGGGGCAGGTCAGCCAGAAAAATGGTTTGTGCATGGCTGCATCCGGTCGCAGCATGGACCTGGCGTTCGCTCGCATGAATTGGGGCTTGGCTCTGATGGCGGACGAAGAAGCCGAAAAGAAAAAGGAAGAAGAAGCGAAGGAGAAAGCGGAAGCTGAAAACGTCGACAAGGACGCCAAGGCAGACGCGGATGCCAAGGACGAAGACAAAAAAGACAAGGAGGAAGAGTCGGAAGAAGAAGAGTCCGACGGCGATAAGAAGGACGATGAGAAAAAAGACGATGAGAAAGAAGACAGCGACAAGGAAAAAGACGAGTTGCTGGATGGGATTCCAGAATGGTTCGTCGGTCCATTGTTGGCCGATCTGGTCGCTCACGAAGTGGGACACACGCTCGGATTGCGTCACAACTTCAAGGCCTCAGGTCTGTACACGATCGATGAGATCAACAGTGAGGAGCTGAAAGGCAAGAAAACCTTCACCGCCTCGGTGATGGACTACTGCCCAATCAATTACCGCTACGAAGCGGGTGACGTCCAAGGTGACTACGGCATGATCGATATCGGTCCCTATGACTTCTGGGCGATCGAATATGGGTACACCTTTGAGGATTCCAAGATCAAGGACATCTTGAAACGGTGCTCCGAGCCAGAGCTGCAGTACGCCACGGACGAGGACACCAGCGGTCCGGATCCCTACGCCCGTCGCTATGATTTCGGGAAAGACCCGCTGACCTTCGCGGAAGAGCAAATGCGTTTGGTTCAGTTGTATCGTGAACGTTTGCTCGAGAAATTCGTCAAAGAAGGTGACAGCTGGGCCAAGGCTCGCCGTGGATACGAGCTGACACTGGCGATTCAAACCAAGTCGGTCAGCATGATGGCCAACTGGATTGGTGGCGCATTCGTCAATCGTGATAAGAAGGGGGATCCCGGAAATCGCGTTCCTGTCGAGGTGGTTCCTGCCGCTGATCAACGTGCTGCGTTGCAGTACGTGATCGACACCAGTTTCCGAGACGAATCGTATGGCTTGACCACGGAGATCCTCGAGCGTTTGGGGGTCGACAAGTGGCTCGACAGTGGCCGTGGTGGCATGTCGAATGAAGCGACTTGGCCAATTCACGATCGTGTTTTGGGCATGCAAGCGAGCACCTTGACGCTGATCATGAACCCAACCACCTTGCGTCGGGTTTACGACAATGAACTGCGTCTTCCTGCTGAAACGGATGCTCTGACGTTGCCTGAATTGTTGGACACGGTCAGCAATGCGGTTTGGGAAGAGCTCGATCAGCCGTGCCCAGAGGATCGCAATGATCGCAAGCCGATGATTTCATCACTGCGTCGAAACTTGCAACGCGAGCATATTCAGCGACTGGTGGATTTGATCTTGGAAGAAGGTCAAGACACGGCTGCGTATCATCCGATCAGCAACCTGGCTCGGATGCAATTGCGAACCTTGGCAAGCCGGATGGATTCGACGATTGAGAAGTGTGGCAAGAAGATGGATGCTTACAGCTTGGCACACTTGACCGAGTGCAAAGAACGCATCGAGCGAGCTTTGGAGGCAGGCTACACCTTTGGTGGTGGAAAAGCCGGTGCTCCAATGCTGATGATGTTGATGGGGCAAGAACCTGCTTCAACATCCAACAACGATTGA
- the queG gene encoding tRNA epoxyqueuosine(34) reductase QueG, with product MRETVEQIREAALSEGFAGMGIAPAVTSQGFHQLVQWIEAGYAGTMDYLERRLDAYRHPSGVLEGAKSIIVLAMNYDASDREPIPDGDVGDDLAFGKTARYTWSGIDYHDVIHPKLKRIVRLIREQIPEANARGIVDTAPLMEREVAVLAGLGWRGKNTLLLNKQLGSYFFLACVLVDVELPIDQRHESSHCGTCTACLDACPTDAFPRPGVLDASKCISYLTIESSELPERHLRAGIGDWAFGCDVCQEVCPWNRRPARAQHDLSGLRGHRESESDSNHREGWLELTALFTMTDDEFRRRYRRTPFWRSRRRGMLRNAILVLGNQKRRDAIELLFITMGDSDAELRAIAVWAICQMQDGAALERLMAYRQSETDPRVLAEFPH from the coding sequence GTGAGGGAGACGGTCGAGCAGATTCGCGAGGCTGCTCTGTCGGAAGGTTTCGCTGGAATGGGGATCGCACCCGCCGTGACGAGCCAAGGGTTCCACCAGTTGGTGCAATGGATCGAGGCTGGCTATGCGGGAACGATGGATTACCTGGAACGTCGACTGGATGCCTACCGTCATCCAAGCGGGGTGCTGGAAGGCGCGAAGTCGATCATCGTTCTGGCCATGAACTACGACGCGTCTGATCGCGAACCCATCCCTGATGGCGACGTCGGGGATGATTTGGCATTCGGCAAAACGGCTCGCTACACGTGGTCGGGAATCGACTATCACGATGTGATTCATCCCAAGTTGAAACGAATTGTTCGTCTGATTCGCGAGCAAATCCCAGAGGCAAACGCTCGGGGAATTGTGGACACGGCACCGCTGATGGAGCGAGAGGTCGCGGTGCTGGCGGGATTGGGGTGGCGAGGAAAGAACACGTTGTTGCTGAACAAACAGTTGGGCAGCTACTTTTTCCTGGCCTGTGTCCTGGTGGATGTGGAGCTACCAATCGACCAGAGGCACGAGTCGAGTCACTGTGGAACGTGCACTGCCTGCTTGGACGCGTGTCCCACGGATGCCTTCCCTCGTCCTGGTGTGCTGGATGCGTCCAAGTGCATCAGCTATTTGACGATCGAAAGCTCCGAGTTGCCCGAGCGGCACCTGCGAGCCGGCATCGGGGATTGGGCGTTTGGGTGCGATGTTTGTCAGGAGGTTTGCCCTTGGAATCGCCGGCCTGCGCGAGCGCAACACGATCTGTCAGGTCTGCGAGGCCATCGCGAATCGGAGAGCGATTCCAATCATCGGGAGGGGTGGTTGGAGCTGACCGCGCTGTTCACGATGACCGACGATGAGTTCCGTCGGCGATATCGACGAACCCCGTTTTGGCGATCCCGGCGTCGAGGGATGTTGCGAAATGCAATCCTTGTTTTGGGGAACCAAAAGCGTCGTGACGCGATCGAACTGTTGTTCATCACGATGGGCGATTCCGACGCTGAACTGCGAGCGATTGCGGTTTGGGCCATCTGTCAGATGCAAGACGGCGCCGCGCTGGAACGTTTGATGGCATACCGTCAATCGGAGACCGACCCGCGAGTGCTGGCTGAATTTCCCCACTGA